The Nostoc cf. commune SO-36 genomic sequence GCCACCTCAAAATAAGTAGGCAACGTAAAGACCATGCTGTGAAATTAGCAAGGTGCGTAGTTCAGTCCAACGACTTGATAGCCTATGAAGATTTGAGGATTAAAAATATGGTGAAAAATCATTGTTTAGCCAAGTCTATTAATGACGCATCTTGGTATCAGTTCCGTGTCTGGATTGAATACTTTGGTAAAGTGTTCAAACGCGTAACAGTTGCGGTAAATCCGCAATACACAAGCCAGGAATGCTCTAGCTGTGGTGAAATTGTCAAGAAAAGCCTATCAACGAGAACACACGCTTGTAGTTGTGGATGCGTGATGGATAGGGATGAAAACGCAGCCAGAATAATCCTTAGTCGAGGATTGGGTACGGTAGGGCATACCGGAACCTTTGCGCTAGACGCAAGCAACGCTTTAGGAGATAAGTCCTCTGTTCAGGTTGGAGAAATCCTGCCTGAGTAAGTCATGTCTTTGATTAAAGAATCTCAGTGTCTTTAGACCTGAGAGTGTCAATTAGCAGTTGAAAAAAAATGGGAAGAGGTTTTCCGCCGCCTTGCAGACTCCTAAATTTTTGACTATTTCTCAAGTCTTAGATATTCACCAACGCCAAATTCAAAGATTTGGTGGAACATCAGGTGTTAGAGACGAAAGTTTGCTAGATTCAGCACTGGCACAACCTAAGCTACTTTTGGCGGCGAACTTCTCCATCCTACAATTCACGAGCAAGCAGCAGCGTACCTGTACCATTTAGCGATGAACCATCCGTTTATCGATGGCAACAAGCGCACCGCTTTCGCTGTTATGCTTACTTTTTTTGAACTTAAATGACTAGACTTTCAACCTATCTCAAGAGCAAGCTTACAACTTGGTGATTCAAGTAGTCCAGAAAGAAATATCCAAAAGAAGAATTATCTGCATTTCTGGAACTGCATCTACAAGGCAAGTAAATCGATAGAATAATGCTCTGTCCCCCAGAGTGCATTATTTCCATGACTGCAACCTCAAAACCAGCCTTTTCCCCCCAAGAAATTGCTGCTGAAGGTCTTAAACCAGAAGAATACGCAGAAATTGTCCGTCGGCTAGGCCGCCATCCCAACAAAGCTGAACTGGGAATGTTTGGCGTGATGTGGTCAGAGCATTGCTGTTACAAAAATTCTCGACCTCTACTCAAACAATTTCCCACCGATGGTCCCCGTATCCTCGTGGGGCCTGGTGAAAATGCTGGTGTTGTAGATTTGGGTGATGGATTCCAACTAGCTTTTAAGATTGAATCCCACAATCACCCATCAGCTGTAGAACCATTTCAAGGTGCAGCAACGGGAGTCGGCGGTATTCTCAGAGATATTTTTACAATGGGTGCGCGTCCCATTGCTTTATTAAATTCCCTGCGCTTCGGTTCCTTAGAAGATGCCAAAACTCAAAGGCTCTTCCAAGGCGTAGTGGCGGGAATTTCACATTATGGTAATTGCGTGGGAGTACCCACCGTTGGCGGCGAAGTTTACTTTGACTCTGCTTATTCTGGTAATCCTCTGGTGAACGTTATGGCACTAGGGTTGATGGAAACACCAGAAATCGTTAAATCTGGGGCATCTGGCTTAGGCAACCCCGTGCTGTATGTTGGTTCCACCACTGGGCGCGATGGCATGGGAGGCGCGAGTTTTGCCAGTGCAGAATTGAGCGATCAGTCAATAGATGATCGCCCTGCTGTGCAAGTGGGCGATCCCTTTTTGGAAAAGTCGTTAATTGAAGCTTGTCTGGAGGCGTTTAAGACAGGTGCAGTTGTCGCCGCCCAAGATATGGGAGCAGCCGGGATCACCTGTTCTACCTCAGAGATGGCGGCAAAAGGTGGTGTGGGAATTGAACTAGATTTAGATAAAATTCCCGTCAGAGAAACGGGGATGGTTCCCTATGAATATCTGCTTTCGGAATCTCAAGAACGAATGCTATTCGTTGCACACAAGGGGCGTGAGCAGGAATTAATCGACATTTTCCACCGTTGGGGGCTTCAAGCCGTTGTTGCTGGTACAGTCATCGCTGAACCTCTTGTGCGGATTCTCTTTCAGGGTGAAGTAGCAGCAGAAATTCCTGCTGAGGCTTTGGCGGAGAATACGCCATTATATAATCGGGAGCTATTGACAGAAGCACCAGAATATGCGCGCAAAGCTTGGGAATGGACTGCTGATTCCTTGCCTCCTTCCACAGCTGCTGGAATAGAACTTCAAGGAGAACTGCAAAGTTGGAATGATATTCTCTTAACTTTGCTCGATACACCCACGATCGCTTCTAAAAATTGGGTATATCGTCAGTATGACCATCAGGTACAAAATAATACAGTAATA encodes the following:
- a CDS encoding Fic family protein is translated as MNHPFIDGNKRTAFAVMLTFFELK
- the purL gene encoding phosphoribosylformylglycinamidine synthase subunit PurL, which translates into the protein MTATSKPAFSPQEIAAEGLKPEEYAEIVRRLGRHPNKAELGMFGVMWSEHCCYKNSRPLLKQFPTDGPRILVGPGENAGVVDLGDGFQLAFKIESHNHPSAVEPFQGAATGVGGILRDIFTMGARPIALLNSLRFGSLEDAKTQRLFQGVVAGISHYGNCVGVPTVGGEVYFDSAYSGNPLVNVMALGLMETPEIVKSGASGLGNPVLYVGSTTGRDGMGGASFASAELSDQSIDDRPAVQVGDPFLEKSLIEACLEAFKTGAVVAAQDMGAAGITCSTSEMAAKGGVGIELDLDKIPVRETGMVPYEYLLSESQERMLFVAHKGREQELIDIFHRWGLQAVVAGTVIAEPLVRILFQGEVAAEIPAEALAENTPLYNRELLTEAPEYARKAWEWTADSLPPSTAAGIELQGELQSWNDILLTLLDTPTIASKNWVYRQYDHQVQNNTVILPGGADAAVIRLRPLEEIPNLKSQIPNLKSGVAATVDCNPRYVYLDPYEGAKAVVAEAARNLSCVGAEPLAVTDNLNFGSPEKPIGYWQLAEACRGLAEGCRELATPVTGGNVSLYNETLDSQGIPQPIYPTPVVGMVGLIPDISKICGQGWQASSDVIYLLGLPLASQISLGASEYLATIHGTVAGKPPRVNFDLERRVQKVCREGICNGWVRSAHDSAEGGVAIALAECCLAGNLGAEINLEIASTQLKRLDEVLFAEGGARILVSVASAQQEIWESYLQEHLGQEWQKLGTVGNFETGLGVFTTDNQTLIKVSIKDMSDRYSHAIARRLAMHTNTPT
- a CDS encoding Fic family protein, producing the protein MTISQVLDIHQRQIQRFGGTSGVRDESLLDSALAQPKLLLAANFSILQFTSKQQRTCTI